The Oceanispirochaeta sp. genome includes the window TATGTCGACAAAAGCAAGGATATGAATATCTATAAGATTGGATTGAACTTCATCGATCTTTCCAGCCTGTTTCTCACAAACCTGGAATTGAAAACAGAGGCTCATCCATATCTGATGGAATTGTCCCGGCAGGTTGGCTTTCCTGTTTTTCTGGCGACTATGTTGGATCATGAAGTTTGCTACATCGACAGGATCGCTCCCCTGGATGCGGACAAAGCCTACTCCATTGTCGGGCAAAAGCGGTCTCTCTTCACAACGGCTCTGGGGAAGGCTCTCATCATGGATTTTAGTGATGAGGATGTATCAGCCCTCATCAAAGAGAGGGGCATCACTCGGTATACACCTTATTCCATTACCGATCCTGAGGATTTCAAGGAAGAGCTGAAGAAATGCAGGGAACGTGGCTGGTCTACGGATAATCAGGAAGACAGACTGGATTTTCAATGTGTCGGCGTTCCGGTCTATGACTTCAGAAAGAATATTGTCGCCTCTATCAGTACCAGCTGGGGTAAGAAGCATTTCAGCAGGATGGATATCCCCTCTGTTGCCCTTTTGGTTCAATCGGCAGCACAAAAAATTTCTGAACGGCTGGGTTCTCATTTCAACAGCTGACCCTGAAAAACAAACTCATCAATAATATCCCCCCGCCGTGGGAAATCTCATGTATATTGGAATCAGTGGAAAATCAAGGAGAAGAACATGGGCACTTCAGAACTTCTGTCATTGGCAGATCATACCAGAGAATTAATCACGACTGCGGGTGCATTAGGACAGTTTGATGCCGCATTTGATGCCCTTTGGCCGGGTGCCTCTGTTTTTCTCGTGGCTGATGAAAACACATTGCCCCTCATTGACATCAATACCGAGGGCTGCCGTCGTCTGGCAGTCCCTGCTGGACAGTTCATTTTTCCAGGAGCTCCTGTTCTCGAGGCAGATTACCGTCATGTTCAGACATTGAAACGAATCCTGTCATCTACCCCGAATGTCATTCCTATTGTGATTGGCAGTGGTACATTGAACGACCTGTGCAAGTGTGCCTGCGGAGAATTGAACCGGGACTATGGGGTGATCGCAACGGCAGCCTCGGTTGATGGTTACGCCTCGGATGGGGCGGCTCTCGTAAAAGAGGGCATCAAACAGACCATACCCTGTCCGGCACCTGTCCTCATCATCGGAGATCCGGAAATCCTGAAAACGGCTCCCCCTGAAATGACGGCTTCCGGTTATGCCGACCTGGCAGCGAAAATTCCCGCCGGGGCAGACTGGATTTTGGCAGACATCATCAATGAAGATCCAATTGACACTATTGTCTGGAAAGAACTGC containing:
- a CDS encoding IclR family transcriptional regulator; amino-acid sequence: MSIQSIDRACDIIELLSHTPRGMILSDMAHALSLPVSTVYRISADLVKKGYVDKSKDMNIYKIGLNFIDLSSLFLTNLELKTEAHPYLMELSRQVGFPVFLATMLDHEVCYIDRIAPLDADKAYSIVGQKRSLFTTALGKALIMDFSDEDVSALIKERGITRYTPYSITDPEDFKEELKKCRERGWSTDNQEDRLDFQCVGVPVYDFRKNIVASISTSWGKKHFSRMDIPSVALLVQSAAQKISERLGSHFNS